acagagtcatgtctgtttttaatgcagtgacttcccctacagagtcatgtctgtttttaatgcagtgacatccactacagagtcatgtctgtttttaatgcagtgacttccactacagaatcatgtctgtttttaatgcagtgacttcccctacagagtcatgtctgtttataatgcagtgacttccactacagagtcatgtctgtgtttaatgcagtgacttcaactacagagtcatgtcatgtctgtttataatgcagtgacatccactacagagtcatgtctgtttttaatgcagtgacttccactacagagtcatgtctgtttttaatgcagtgacttcccctacagagtcatgtctgtttataatgcagtgacttccactacagagtcatgtctgtttttaatgcagtgacatccactacagagtcatgtctgtttttaatgcagtgacttcaactacagagtcatgtcatgtctgtttataatgcagtgacttccactacagagtcatgtctgtttttaatgcagtgacttcccctacagagtcatgtctgtttttaatgcagtgacatccactacagagtcatgtctgtttttaatgcagtgacttccactacagagtcatgtctgtttttaatgcagtgacttcccctacagagtcatgtctgtttataatgcagtgacttccactacagagtcatgtctgtttttaatgcagtgacttccactacagagtcatgtctgtttttaatgcagtgacttcaactacagagtcatgtcatgtctgtttataatgcagtgacttccactacagagtcatgtctgtttttgatgcagtgattTCCTCTACAGTGTAATGACTGTATTTAATTCTCTTCCAGGTGATGTTTGAAACGTACCAGTTCACTGGAGTCTACATCGCCATCCAGGCCGTCCTCACGCTCTACGCCCagggtttgttttcttcttcatgttctGAGATATATTCGTGTGCTTTCCAATAAAACAATAGGATCAAACAGGATGTGAGTTCTGTTCTGCTCCTCTCCCGATCAGGCCTGCTGACGGGCGTTGTGGTGGACTCGGGTGACGGCGTCACTCACATCTGTCCGGTGTACGAAGGTTTCTCTCTGCCCCACCTGACCCGACGTCTGGACATCGCAGGAAGGGACATAACGCGTTACCTCATCAAGGTATTTCCCGCCTGCTTCTCTTTCTAAATGAAGGAGTGTTTTTTATAATAATCACTGAGTCTGTCCGTccaccagctgctgctgctgcgaggCTACGCCTTCAACCACTCAGCCGACTTCGAGACGGTGAGGATGATGAAGGAGAAGCTCTGCTACGTCGGGTACAACATCGAGCAGGAGCAGAAGTTGGCGCTGGAGACGACGGTGCTGGTGGAGTCGTACACGGTGAGTCACGACTCATTATCTGACCCTGGAGATGAACCAGCAGCTGGACTGAAGGGGGTCATGGTGTGTAGGTGTAACACAGCACTGATGTGTCCACAGCTCCCAGACGGCCGCATCATTAAGGTGGGAGGGGAGCGGTTTGAAGCTCCAGAGGCTCTGTTCCAACCCCACCTCATCAACGTGGAAGGAGTGGGCGTGGCCGAGCTGCTCTTCAACACCATCCAGGCCGCAGACATCGACACCAGGTGACTTTAAGAGTCTTAaggcgtttcgaccggtggacccagggtctaaatttggttcaggggtagacaatctcccccctaaaaagcccctgctagggaggtagtacttttcaaaggtcccaggccTGCGATGCTGAactggtagattaacctcagtgtttttattcctccctccgtccacaataacatcacacacatctgtgattctcttgatatctctttctttcattagtttttgttttcttctctaaatttttttcaattttttttgttgaaatttccttttgaatttttttttcaaattcttttcaaagtctttttcaaattttttttttcaaattttttttcaataaaaaaatttgtccaatttttttttgtcaaaacattttttgtcaaaaaaaaaagtcatttttttttcaaaaatttttgtcaaattttttttcaaaaatttttgtcaaaacttttttcaaatttcttttgtcaaaagcgtttttcaaaaaaaaaattcatttttttttttcaatttttttcaaaaaccattcacagtcattgtttcacatctgtgattctcttgatttctctttctttcattagtttttatgtgttctatcttttttgtatgtgtgtgtacttttcaaaagaagaagctgtgattctcttgatttagcagcttgtaacagtagtcttctctcagcccaccgtgaatgcgtctctcctcccggtgttccggttttaaaagtgaccctgtaaactggagaccttcagctgaacgtgtcagtgtttgtggagtttacacagctgttgaaacacagagggagttcctgggaatgcaaactagtttagtttttattaagatttcaaaatatcctcatcagatatttaatgatggtctaaagacgtttatgagggatgcatccggctgagagtctccagttaacagggtcgccgtttaaaccaaaacaccggccgatctctgcgatcacggctttttgagttcaaaaggattttaaagccgtgttgaaacgtctttgctactcgcgcttatctcctctcacgtgttgattcagtgaatccatctgtgatgaaatatagcaccatctaaaacagaccagctgagtctcttcatgctaacaggctaactgttgtgttgctcagaatgatacctgcctgtccgtctgcttatATGgtttcatctgtgatgaatgggaaagaaagagaatgaaagaaagaaagaacccgggacttcagcccacggtcgaaacgcagacaacaatggggggacAGGAACCTGtcagttcagggtaaagtagttctggtggctaaaagaccccagaactctcggttgaaatgcaccttatagCGATGCATCAGTCCTACATCACGTGGTCTTGTTCCTCCAATCAGGTCGGAGTTCTACAAACACATCGTGCTGTCCGGAGGCTCCACCATGTACCCCGGCCTGCCGTCCCGCCTGGAGCGAGAGCTGAAGCAGCTGTACCTGGAGCGAGTGCTGAAGGGAGACGTGGCCAAGCTGTCGGTGAGTTTCTGAAAACCAAAATCAGGAGGGAGAAATCAGACGGACGAGGTTTATCTCATGTTTCCCCAAAACCCACCCTCAATACTCAGCTTTTTATATTCAAACTGTCAGATCATCTTGTTAGTGAGTGAAACATGAAGTACTGCTTCAGTCCTGAGCCTTCTTGTATTTAGACGCAGTAACTGTGctcaccactagagggagcTCAATCCCAAATCAAGTGTGAGCATCAACACTTGAGAGGCATCTTAGTTTGCCCTGCTCTCATCAGGGTGAGGTGAAGATATAACGAGTCCTTGTTCCTGGACTCTCCTCATCCTCGAGGGTTTCCTCCCCTTATCATCTCGTCTGTtgactctctcttctcctctttctgcttCAGAAATTCAAGATCAGGATAGAGGACCCCCCTCGGCGTAAGCACATGGTGTTCCTGGGCGGCGCCGTGCTGGCCGACATCATGAAGGACAAGGACAACTTCTGGATGACGCGGGAGGAGTACGAGGAGAAGGGGACGCGCGTGCTGGAGAAGCTCGGAGTCACCGtcagataaaacacaaacaaacaaacaaaaacacttcctCCTAAAGTCCCTCCATCTGCCCGTCGGCCGACATCCACGCAGCGCTTACCCCGAGGCTCGTGGAGGGACgctctttgttccttttttaaaaagcaaggaGGGAAGGATGCaaggaggaagggaaggaaagagggaTGAAGGATGTGAAGTTGTGGGGTAAGACGTCTCGTAGAGAGGACGCTGGTTTTTCAATGTTTTCCCCCAGACATAAAATTCTGAGAAACATGCTCCGATatttgaacaaaaataaaaaaactttaactttatttaaaaaaaacaaattaaaaagagaCGGGGAGTTCtaccttttcatgttttaataacAAGTATGAAGTTTAAATGTCGGGTGACAACACCAAGTTGAGATTCTTACGTGTTTCGGAGTGATCCCAGGATGAGACCGCGGGCCGCTAACGTGAGAATATCTCGAGATCAACACGAGATTTGcccaatttgtgacatcacaaattGGCCAATCGCTTTGAAATAGCATCATCAACGTAACACTCGGCGAACGGAAACATTTGCCGAGTGTTGCGTAACTAAATGAAGACGACTCTGTTGTGCAGTTACTGCAGAGAGGGGTTCCGGAATGTTGAGTTCTGGAGCTCGGGGTTCCGTGGTCCTTTGATGCtttccttaaagagacagtagcgtGAGAGTAACTCGAGATCAACACGAGtttgctcaatttgtgacatcacaaattGGCCAATCGCTTTGAAATAACATCATCAACGTAACACTCGCCAAACGGAATCTTTCGTCATCTGTCACTTTAAATAGAGAAGCAGTGGTTAACTCAATGAAGACGACTCCGTAGGACGGGAACTGTAGAGAAGGGTTCCGGAATGTTGAGTTCTGGGGCTCAGGGTTCCGTAGTCCTCTGATGCTTTCCTTAAAGAGgcagtagctgaaatgaagcgTTTTTAACATTGGGGGTCAAAAACATATGCGGGCTGCTAACGTGAGAATAACTCGAGATCAACACGAGAGttgctcaatttgtgacatcacaaattGCCCAATCGCTTTGAAATAGCATCATAAACATAACACTCGGCGAACTATCCGTCTGTCACTTTAAATAGAGAAGCAGCGGTTAGCTCAGTGATGATGACTCTGTGCTGCAGTAACCGTGGAGAAGGGTTCCGGAATGTTGAGTTCTGGACCTCAGGGTTCCGTTGTCCTTTAATGCtgtccttaaagagacagtaacgCGAGAAAAACTCGAGTTCAACACGAGAGttgctcaatttgtgacatcacaaattGGCCAATCGCTTTGAAATAGCATCATAAGTGTTATGTAACTAAATGAAGACGACTCTGTGCTGCAGTAACTGTAGGGAAGGGTTCCGAAAAGTTGAGTTCTGGAGCTCGGGGTTCCGTAGTCCTTAGATGCtttccttaaagagacagtaacgTGAGACTAACTCGAGATCAACACGAGACttgctcaatttgtgacatcacaaacGGTTAACTCAATGAAGACGACTCTGTAGGACGGTAACTGTGGAGAAGGGTTCCGGAATGTTGAGTTCTGGAGCTCGGGGTTCCCTAGTCCTTTGATGCtttccttaaagagacagtagctgaaaagAAGCGTTATTAACATTGGGGGTCTAAAAAATATGGCCATGTTTTATAGATTGTCACCTGTGGTGCAGTCACTGTAGAGAAGGGTTCCGGAATGTTGAGTTCTGGAGCTCGGGGTTCCGTAGTCCTTTGATGCtttccttaaagagacagtaacgTGAGAATAACTCAAGATCAACACGAGTtttgctcaatttgtgacatcaccaatTGGCCAATCGCTTTGAAATAACATCATCAACGTAACACTCGCCAAACGGAATCTTTCGTTATCTGTCACTTTAAATAGAGAAGCAGTGGTTGACTCAATGAAGACGACTCTGTAGGACGGTAACTGTAGAGAAGGGTTCCGGAATGTTGAATTCTAGGGCTCAGGGTTCCGTAGTCCTCTGATGCTTTCCTTAAAGAGgcagtagctgaaatgaagcgTTTTTAACATTGGGGGTCAAAAACATATGCGGGCTGCTAACGTGAGAATAACTCGAGATCAACCACGAGAGttgctcaatttgtgacatcacaaattGCCCAATCGCTTTGAAATAGCATCATAAACATAACACTCGGCGAACTATCCGTCTGTCACTTTAAATAGAGAAGCAGCGGTTAACTCAGTGATGATGACTCTGTGGTGCAGTAACCGTGGAGAAGGGTTCCGGAATGTTGAGTTCTGGAGCTCAGGGTTCCGTTGTCCTTTGATGCTGtcctttaaagagacagtaacgTGAGAATAACTCGAGTTCAACACGAGAGttgctcaatttgtgacatcacaaattGGCCAATCGCTTTGAAATAGCATCATAAGTGTTATGTAACTAAATGAAGACGACTCTGTGGTGCAGTAACTGTAGGGAAGGGTTCCGGAATGTTGAGTTCTGGAGCTCGGGGTTCCAAAGTCCTTTGATGCtttccttaaaga
The Notolabrus celidotus isolate fNotCel1 chromosome 7, fNotCel1.pri, whole genome shotgun sequence DNA segment above includes these coding regions:
- the LOC117816576 gene encoding actin-related protein 2-B codes for the protein MDSQGRKVVVCDNGTGFVKCGYAGSNFPEHIFPALVGRPIIRSTAKVGNIEIKDLMVGDEASELRSMLEVNYPMDNGIVRNWDDMKHLWDYTFGPEKLNISSRDCKILLTEPPMNPTKNREKIIEVMFETYQFTGVYIAIQAVLTLYAQGLLTGVVVDSGDGVTHICPVYEGFSLPHLTRRLDIAGRDITRYLIKLLLLRGYAFNHSADFETVRMMKEKLCYVGYNIEQEQKLALETTVLVESYTLPDGRIIKVGGERFEAPEALFQPHLINVEGVGVAELLFNTIQAADIDTRSEFYKHIVLSGGSTMYPGLPSRLERELKQLYLERVLKGDVAKLSKFKIRIEDPPRRKHMVFLGGAVLADIMKDKDNFWMTREEYEEKGTRVLEKLGVTVR